A portion of the Oscillospiraceae bacterium genome contains these proteins:
- a CDS encoding flippase — translation MISFGEILCYMEVSMSSNRVFNNAKWIVICKIAQSLLQFVVGMLCARYLGPSNYGVINYASSVVAFVIPIMQLGLQSTLMQEFVENPDDEGKIMGTSLIMNLVSGVFCMLMVGAFVSVANYGEPETIIVCILYSISLIFRALELLQYWFQYKLQSKYPSIIMLLSYIVVSAYRIFLLVTGKSIYWFAVVNALDFAIIGIALLVIYIKRGAPRLSFSPALIKKLFKRSKFYILASMMVTLFHNTDHIMLKLMSGDAENGYYTAAITCASVFQFVYMAIVDSMRPVILKYKKENQEKYEKNISKLYCITSYMALVQGLGFTVFARLIVWILYGTEYAPSVLVLQILVWYIAFSYMGVVRNIWILAEGKHKLLWKINLVGALANAFINLLLIPSMGAVGAATASLFTQFFTNFVLGFIIKPIRENNRLLLKGLNPKILLSLLDKNN, via the coding sequence GTGATATCATTTGGGGAAATTCTGTGTTATATGGAGGTGTCTATGTCAAGCAATAGGGTCTTTAATAATGCAAAATGGATTGTTATTTGCAAAATAGCGCAATCGTTGTTGCAGTTTGTCGTAGGAATGCTTTGCGCAAGATATTTGGGACCGTCTAATTACGGTGTGATTAACTATGCATCATCAGTAGTTGCATTTGTTATACCTATAATGCAGTTAGGTTTGCAATCGACACTTATGCAGGAATTTGTGGAAAACCCTGATGATGAAGGAAAAATAATGGGCACCTCACTAATAATGAATCTGGTGTCCGGCGTTTTCTGTATGCTGATGGTTGGAGCCTTTGTTTCCGTTGCGAATTACGGCGAACCCGAAACAATAATCGTTTGTATATTATACAGTATATCCTTGATTTTCCGTGCGCTTGAGCTTTTACAATATTGGTTTCAGTATAAGCTTCAATCTAAATATCCGTCGATTATAATGCTTTTGTCATATATAGTTGTTTCCGCTTACCGTATTTTTTTGTTAGTGACGGGTAAAAGCATTTATTGGTTTGCAGTTGTTAACGCTCTGGATTTCGCAATTATAGGCATAGCTTTATTAGTCATTTATATAAAGCGCGGAGCCCCAAGATTATCATTTTCTCCGGCTTTGATAAAGAAGCTTTTTAAACGAAGCAAGTTTTATATCTTAGCTTCTATGATGGTAACGCTGTTTCATAATACTGACCACATTATGCTCAAGCTAATGTCAGGAGATGCTGAAAACGGATATTATACAGCCGCTATCACCTGTGCATCAGTTTTTCAATTTGTTTATATGGCTATTGTCGATTCCATGCGTCCCGTAATACTTAAATACAAAAAAGAAAATCAAGAAAAATACGAAAAGAATATTTCCAAGCTTTATTGCATCACATCCTATATGGCACTGGTGCAGGGATTGGGATTTACAGTATTTGCACGGTTGATTGTGTGGATTTTATACGGCACTGAATATGCACCGTCTGTTTTGGTATTACAAATTTTAGTGTGGTATATTGCTTTTTCATATATGGGAGTAGTCCGAAATATCTGGATTCTTGCAGAAGGAAAGCATAAGCTTTTATGGAAAATAAACCTTGTAGGTGCATTGGCAAATGCCTTTATAAACCTTTTGCTTATTCCAAGTATGGGTGCCGTCGGTGCTGCTACAGCATCACTTTTTACACAATTTTTCACAAACTTTGTTTTAGGCTTTATTATTAAACCCATTCGTGAAAATAATCGTTTATTGTTAAAGGGATTAAATCCTAAAATTTTATTATCGTTGTTAGATAAAAACAATTAG
- a CDS encoding capsule biosynthesis protein CapK — translation MKETSVIDFVVPWVDNSDPIWRAKKAQYTGVEEQEGNTDARYRDWDILKYWFRGIDKFAPWVRYVHFITDDQKPEWLNIEHSKLKWVKHTDYIPAEYLPTFNSHTIEWNIHKIKDLSEHFVYFNDDMFIIKETKPEDFFVDGLPCDLPDLGPLYPTDFFSNMLFNNICLLNRHFSLKKSIQANPKKWIQKQSLGGLFKLMLYGRKDLIPNSNSRHIHISYNKKTYETLWKHEAELIDATCQHKLRTKDDITPWCLRDWQLFSGEFYPKKPIGKLFHTSSISHSDEAINYLKKQKGKIICLNDSEDETDFELHKKMIVEAFEKILPEKSSFEI, via the coding sequence ATGAAAGAAACCTCTGTAATAGATTTCGTTGTTCCGTGGGTAGATAACTCTGACCCGATATGGAGAGCTAAAAAAGCACAATATACAGGCGTTGAAGAACAGGAAGGAAACACAGACGCACGTTATCGTGACTGGGATATATTAAAATATTGGTTCCGAGGAATTGATAAATTTGCGCCTTGGGTAAGATATGTTCATTTTATAACCGACGACCAAAAACCTGAATGGCTCAATATTGAACACTCGAAGCTCAAATGGGTAAAGCATACAGATTATATTCCCGCAGAATACCTTCCTACATTTAACAGCCACACAATAGAGTGGAATATTCATAAAATAAAAGATTTATCTGAACACTTTGTCTATTTCAATGATGATATGTTTATCATTAAAGAAACTAAACCTGAGGACTTTTTTGTAGATGGTTTGCCCTGTGATTTACCCGATTTAGGACCTTTATATCCCACCGATTTTTTCTCTAATATGTTGTTTAATAATATTTGCCTCTTAAATCGTCATTTTTCTTTAAAGAAAAGTATACAAGCTAATCCAAAAAAATGGATACAAAAGCAGTCTTTAGGCGGACTTTTCAAGCTAATGCTATACGGCCGTAAGGATTTGATACCTAATAGCAACAGCCGTCACATACATATTTCATACAACAAAAAAACCTATGAAACATTATGGAAACACGAAGCTGAACTTATTGATGCTACCTGTCAGCACAAATTAAGAACTAAAGATGATATAACGCCGTGGTGCTTACGTGATTGGCAGCTTTTTTCTGGAGAATTTTATCCTAAAAAACCGATAGGTAAATTATTTCACACCTCTTCTATTTCTCACAGCGACGAAGCAATCAATTATCTTAAAAAACAAAAGGGTAAAATTATTTGTCTGAATGACAGTGAGGACGAAACAGATTTTGAATTACATAAAAAGATGATTGTAGAAGCCTTCGAAAAGATTTTACCTGAAAAATCTTCATTTGAAATTTAA
- a CDS encoding phosphatase PAP2 family protein has translation MKKKNFYAAVFLLAAFVLWTVLIRLVDVKAIGPMESSVGFATLNAFFHKLTGVNMTLYIITDWLGLVPVFVAFGFAAFGLIQWIKRKSLLKVDYSIFVLGAFYIATITAYLFFESFVVNYRPILIDGFLEASYPSSTTLLVMCVMPTAVMQLNGRIKNKTARKCITIAITAFIAFMVVGRLISGVHWLSDIIGGILLSTGLVNLYRHIAKGNVKKAQNAKTSK, from the coding sequence ATGAAAAAGAAAAATTTTTATGCGGCAGTATTTTTACTTGCCGCATTTGTATTGTGGACAGTGCTTATTCGCCTTGTAGATGTCAAAGCAATCGGGCCTATGGAGTCGTCCGTTGGATTTGCAACGCTTAACGCATTTTTCCATAAGCTTACAGGCGTTAATATGACGCTTTATATAATAACCGATTGGTTAGGCTTAGTACCTGTTTTCGTTGCCTTTGGATTTGCAGCTTTTGGCCTTATACAATGGATTAAAAGGAAAAGTCTTTTAAAGGTTGATTACAGTATTTTTGTTCTTGGCGCCTTTTATATTGCCACAATTACAGCATATCTTTTCTTTGAAAGCTTTGTTGTGAATTACAGACCTATATTGATTGACGGCTTTTTAGAAGCGTCATATCCCTCTTCAACTACTCTGCTTGTTATGTGTGTTATGCCTACCGCTGTGATGCAGCTTAACGGCCGCATAAAGAATAAAACAGCAAGAAAATGTATCACTATAGCAATTACTGCTTTTATTGCTTTTATGGTAGTGGGCAGACTAATTTCAGGTGTACATTGGCTCAGCGATATAATAGGCGGAATTTTGCTCAGTACAGGGCTTGTAAATTTGTATAGGCATATAGCAAAAGGGAATGTAAAAAAAGCGCAGAACGCAAAAACAAGTAAATAA